A window of the Bombina bombina isolate aBomBom1 chromosome 3, aBomBom1.pri, whole genome shotgun sequence genome harbors these coding sequences:
- the C3H1orf74 gene encoding UPF0739 protein C1orf74 homolog, with product MSLTIHCKTHGSKDTASLHGKIHSAAVRHLKQTKKRSFSLPVTLKLAADVLAVDCGLKPCFLYDYSAAGVSQIESYVKELQHLGLLQGHLHILNIEGNILIINVPMAISHLETLLHSEELPIIDVSVYLKQPVICSKNQISEIQSQLSEILHHLLQYQIKQSTITSVGDICCPDWNLCTIFGYLLGFPSTYWFDTSKSFDNCLSLMPLQHVVVHASCARIDLNKVHIYSFTVPQFVYQSLNIPLQSWKDKLHQRFNEQSNFTDLQISINTVTLAAVTL from the coding sequence ATGTCATTGACAATACACTGTAAGACACATGGATCTAAAGACACAGCATCTCTTCATGGAAAAATACACTCTGCTGCTGTACGTCACCTTAAGCAGACAAAAAAGAGGTCATTCTCATTGCCTGTGACATTGAAACTCGCTGCAGATGTTTTGGCGGTGGATTGTGGGCTAAAGCCATGTTTTCTTTATGACTATAGTGCAGCAGGTGTGTCCCAAATAGAGAGTTATGTCAAGGAATTACAGCACCTGGGTTTGTTACAGGGCCATTTACACATCCTTAATATTGAAGGGAATATCCTCATCATCAATGTACCTATGGCTATCTCACATTTGGAAACATTACTACACAGTGAGGAATTGCCTATAATTGATGTTTCTGTCTATCTCAAACAACCAGTTATATGCAGTAAAAATCAGATTTCTGAGATACAGTCTCAGCTCAGTGAAATACTACATCATTTGTTACAGTACCAGATTAAACAGTCTACTATAACTTCTGTAGGTGACATATGCTGTCCTGACTGGAACCTTTGCACTATATTTGGTTATCTTCTTGGTTTTCCTTCAACTTACTGGTTTGATACTTCAAAAAGTTTTGACAATTGTTTATCCTTGATGCCCCTGCAACATGTCGTCGTCCATGCTTCTTGTGCTAGGATAGATCTCAACAAAGTACATATTTATTCATTTACGGTTCCTCAGTTTGTATACCAGTCCTTGAACATTCCCCTGCAGAGCTGGAAGGACAAACTGCACCAGAGATTTAATGAGCAAAGTAACTTTACAGACCTTCAGATCAGCATTAATACTGTCACATTGGCAGCCGTTACATTATGA